One window of the Falco biarmicus isolate bFalBia1 chromosome 2, bFalBia1.pri, whole genome shotgun sequence genome contains the following:
- the GPA33 gene encoding cell surface A33 antigen: MRRTAMERLWPLVFSAILVTAHALTVEAPDKEIQVARGNNVTLHCHFKTEASVVSGDVVVWRKINSEDDAVTRYFDGLVQYGKGYENRIQFSGDVSKGDISITINAVTMEDNGTYVCSVRLRNDPPRHTATLSLFVLVAPSKPECKILGTAEYGHTINLTCVSHEGSPKPRYTWQSFNVQNEPRVLRTTEGEQITLKNISADTSGFYICTSTNIVGKEFCNMTVSVVPPSMNIALYAGIAGGALAAVLVIGILAYCCCCRADKDKDYEMTEQEDRNEPSMDMPTRNQRAEDGFEDE; encoded by the exons ATGAGGAGGACAGCAATGGAAAGACTTTGGCCATTGGTTTTCAGCGCCA TTCTGGTGACTGCTCATGCCCTCACTGTGGAAGCACCTGACAAGGAAATACAGGTGGCACGAGGGAACAACGTTACTCTCCActgtcattttaaaactgaGGCTTCTGTTGTCTCAGGAGATGTTGTTGTCTGGAGGAAAATCAATAGCGAG GATGATGCTGTCACTAGGTATTTTGATGGACTTGTACAGTATGGCAAGGGCTATGAAAACCGTATACAGTTTAGCGGTGATGTAAGCAAAGGGGACATCAGCATCACCATCAATGCAGTGACCATGGAAGACAACGGGACATATGTATGCAGCGTTCGTCTGAGGAATGACCCCCCCAGGCATACCGCAACCTTGTCGCTTTTTGTCCTTG ttgCACCATCCAAGCCAGAATGCAAGATTTTGGGGACAGCAGAATACGGTCATACAATCAATCTGACCTGTGTTTCTCACGAGGGCTCCCCAAAGCCCAGGTACACTTGGCAAAGCTTCAACGTACAAAATGAGCCCCGTGTACTAAGAACAACAGAAG GGGAACAAATAACGCTGAAGAACATCTCAGCAGATACCTCTGGCTTTTACATCTGCACTTCAACCAACATTGTGGGGAAGGAATTTTGCAACATGACGGTCAGCGTTGTGCCAC CATCCATGAACATAGCTCTTTACGCTGGCATCGCTGGTGGAGCTCTTGCTGCAGTTTTAGTTATTGGTATTTTAGcctattgctgctgctgtcggGCGGACAAGGACAAGGACTATGAGATGAC GGAGCAAGAAGATAGAAATGAACCCTCCATGGATATGCCTACAAGGAATCAGAGAGCAGAGGATGGTTTTGAAGATGAAtga
- the STYXL2 gene encoding serine/threonine/tyrosine-interacting-like protein 2 — protein sequence MASGRDSDSEQAVPDEEKGPDVKAVQAHYLRSPSPSLYSVISDTDTESIFMEPIHLSSAVAAKQIINEELKTTDTKVDSVCPSMLESARQLMVEDLYNRVKEKIDDTSLFNTPCVMDLQRALVKDRLETPRDAVDEVWPNVFIAEKSVAVNKSRLKRLGITHVLNAAHGTGVYTGPGFYNGLNIQYMGIEVDDFPDMDISKHFRPAAEFLDEALLTYRGKILVSSEMGISRSAVLVAAYLMIYHHMTILEALMTLRKKRAIYPNDGFLKQLRELNEQLLEERELEHTGDEEVTPSQSPVVPAGTSSQLSGAGDSESITGAKAHSITVEEEDTSSLLDSLMNSSSVGKTSWASKHSTLISEEEEEQLYEEWRKKHGLPAKEPGVNRGRRTSPKLPDQEGEQPEEDVEQRIHDWQRRNEKYQMEGPPREEDGDFNMGGRPHPSGEFSDIESVSSFEIRTLKQQLEASSFSSMRRSRTGSMSSESTWDMWNQRLLEIEKEAAQRYRSKNRNCGERHSPETGKKERDVDEESVFSDSSSFYNFCQKNKDKLTPLERWKIKRIQFGFHKKDLEPSSSSAPSPAEDGSQADGEGAEGKSLSDINLTAYQAWKMKRQKKVGNENKEEFVEFAKIEDSASAKKKQRRVELLERSKKVLEESQSMCSWETDSTMSGSIPLSTFWPSAPSASGAEDAASALSVQTNNSSLSQTRSSTGAIQPQTPSIPLPNLAVGPGDTISMASIQNWIANVVSETIAQKQNEIMMLSRPSSAMASSVMSGDIGRRVDDDKVSLLSAQSGSSFVTSQLRQQDTHRAESQSVLSCSTSASARTEGTSSNLKTTQTSKPLYSLFADHVDLKKLRRKEKEMQMEMREKMSDYQIEKVIRDNKRSTLFKKKVTKGEENEVEDDRESTASSHRRPWQADVDRTDTGFDLSSQPANTGAPKSETENDITRWLSGLRAEREPPSYYDQSEKAREKYSRSSKVREMDSETSSYRFSRSQREELDSCSSYESKGDSLRTVSRFSSASAKEDKKMYKFTRSRVSETTSSREKSPELPVFSQTPEPSFDSGSPESSTQSRVRSHHVEACEEEARSDISEFGAKRKFTQSFSKSEEDGKKEAKVEQSEERFASRQFSQYRRSVRKEEEEEMDDDAIIAAWRSRLEETTAKLRRRREE from the exons ATGGCCAGCGGCAGAGATTCGGACAGCGAGCAGGCGGTGCCCGACGAGGAGAAGGGACCAGACGTGAAGGCTGTGCAAGCCCACTATCTCCGCAGCCCCTCACCCAGCTT GTATTCAGTGATATCGGACACCGATACCGAGAGCATCTTCATGGAGCCAATCCACCTGTCATCTGCTGTGGCTGCCAAACAAATAATCAATGAAG AACTGAAGACAACGGACACCAAGGTAGATTCAGTGTGTCCCAGCATGTTAGAGTCTGCGCGGCAGCTGATGGTGGAAGACCTGTACAACCGAGTTAAGGAAAAGATTGATGACACCAGCTTGTTTAACACACCATGTGTGATGGACTTGCAGAGGGCACTTGTGAAGGACAGGCTGGAGAcccccagggatgctgtggaTGAAGTCTGGCCTAATGTCTTCATAGCAGAAAA aagcGTTGCAGTGAATAAAAGCCGTTTGAAGAGACTGGGGATCACACATGTCTTGAACGCAGCTCATGGTACAGGTGTATACACAGGACCAGGTTTCTACAATGGTCTGAATATCCAATACATGGGCATTGAAGTGGACGATTTTCCAGATATGGATATCTCCAAACACTTCCGCCCAGCTGCGGAGTTCCTTGACGAAGCACTGCTGACTTACAGGG GCAAAATCCTGGTCAGCAGTGAAATGGGAATCAGTCgctcagctgtgctggtggctgcttATCTGATGATCTACCACCATATGACCATCCTAGAGGCTCTGATGACTCTGAGAAAGAAGCGTGCCATTTATCCCAACGATGGCTTTCTGAAACAGCTAAGGGAGCTCAACGAACAGTTACTGGAGGAACGAGAGCTGGAGCATACTGGAGATGAAGAAGTCACTCCTAGTCAAAGTCCTGTTGTCCCTGCAGGGACTTCTTCCCAGCTGTCTGGAGCTGGGGACTCAGAAAGCATCACGGGAGCCAAAGCCCACTCCATCACAGTAGAAGAAGAGGACACCAGCAGCCTGCTGGATAGCCTTATGAACTCTTCATCAGTGGGAAAAACTAGCTGGGCTTCCAAACACTCCACCCTCATCAGCgaggaggaagaagaacagTTGTATGAGGAATGGAGGAAGAAGCATGGCCTGCCTGCAAAGGAACCAGGAGTTAACCGTGGAAGAAGAACATCTCCAAAGCTTCCAGATCAGGAAGGGGAACAACCTGAGGAGGATGTGGAACAGAGGATCCATGACTGGCAGCGCAGAAATGAGAAATACCAAATGGAGGGTCCACCcagggaggaggatggagaTTTCAACATGGGAGGAAGACCTCACCCATCAGGAGAATTCAGTGACATTGAGAGCGTGAGCAGTTTTGAGATTCGAACCCTAAAACAACAGCTGGAAGCCAGTAGCTTTAGCAGCATGAGGAGGAGCCGCACAGGCTCTATGTCTTCAGAGAGCACTTGGGACATGTGGAACCAGAGGCTTCTGGAGATCGAGAAGGAAGCTGCACAGAGGTATCGTTCTAAGAACAGAAACTGTGGGGAGAGACATTCcccagaaacaggaaaaaaggagagggatGTGGATGAGGAGAGTGTGTTTTCAGACAGTAGCTCCTTTTACAATTTCTGCCAAAAGAACAAAGACAAGTTGACCCCTCTAGAAAGGTGGAAGATCAAGAGGATCCAGTTTGGCTTTCACAAGAAGGATCTAgaaccatcatcatcatctgcACCGTCTCCAGCAGAAGATGGCAGCCAAGCagatggggagggggcagaagGGAAGAGTTTGTCAGATATTAACCTGACAGCTTACCAGGCGTGGAAGATGAAGCGGCAGAAGAAGGTGGGCAATGAAAACAAGGAGGAATTTGTGGAGTTTGCCAAAATTGAGGATTCTGCTTCAGCTAAAAAGAAGCAGAGGCGTGTGGAGCTCCTTGAACGTTCAAAGAAAGTTTTAGAAGAAAGCCAGTCCATGTGCAGCTGGGAGACAGACAGTACGATGAGTGGGAGTATCCCACTGTCAACTTTCTGGCCCTCAGCACCTTCTGCAAGTGGTGCCGAGGATGCAGCTTCTGCACTGAGCGTGCAGACAAACAATTCATCGTTATCACAGACCAGGAGCAGCACGGGGGCAATCCAGCCTCAGACGCCAAGTATACCCCTGCCCAATCTCGCAGTTGGCCCAGGAGACACAATCTCCATGGCAAGCATTCAGAACTGGATCGCTAACGTGGTCAGTGAAACCATTGctcaaaagcaaaatgagatCATGATGCTGTCCCGTCCATCATCTGCCATGGCCTCCAGCGTGATGTCAGGAGACATCGGCAGGCGTGTAGATGATGATAAGGTTTCTCTTCTCAGTGCTCAGAGTGGTTCATCTTTTGTTACCTCTCAGCTTCGCCAGCAGGACACGCACAGGGCTGAGTCGCAGTCTGTCCTGTCTTGCAGTACCTCAGCAAGCGCAAGGACAGAAGGGACTAGTTCAAACCTGAAGACAACACAGACAAGCAAGCCACTGTACAGCCTCTTTGCAGATCATGTTGACCTAAAGAAActcaggaggaaggagaaggagatgcaaatggaaatgagagagaaaatgtcAGATTATCAAATTGAAAAGGTGATCAGAGACAATAAACGCAgcactttatttaaaaagaaggtgACCAAAGGAGAGGAAAACGAAGTAGAAGATGACAGAGAGAGTACAGCAAGCAGCCACAGGCGGCCCTGGCAAGCAGATGTTGACAGAACTGATACAGGCTTCGATCTGTCCAGTCAACCTGCAAACACAGGTGCACCAAAGTCAGAGACAGAGAACGATATTACTAGGTGGCTCAGTGGCCTGAGAGCAGAAAGAGAACCGCCATCATATTATGATCAAAGTGAGAAGGCTAGAGAGAAATACAGCAGATCATCCAAAGTTAGAGAGATGGATTCTGAAACATCCAGTTACAGGTTCTCCAGATCCCAAAGAGAAGAGCTAGACAGCTGTTCTTCCTACGAGTCAAAAGGAGATTCACTGAGAACCGTGTCaagattttcctctgcttctgccaaAGAGGACAAAAAGATGTATAAGTTCACAAGGTCAAGGGTCAGTGAGACAACAAGTTCCAGAGAAAAGAGCCCAGAGCTGCCTGTTTTCAGCCAAACACCTGAACCGTCCTTTGACTCTGGATCACCTGAGTCATCTACACAGAGTCGAGTTAGATCTCATCATGTGGAGGCGTGTGAAGAGGAGGCCAGGTCGGACATATCAGAATTTGGAGCTAAGAGGAAGTTCACCCAGAGCTTTTCAAAGTCTGAAGAGGATGGAAAGAAGGAGGCAAAAGTGGAACAAAGTGAGGAAAGATTTGCATCTAGACAGTTCTCTCAGTACAGGCGAAGCGTGCgtaaagaagaggaagaagagatggaTGATGATGCCATTATCGCTGCTTGGAGAAGCCGACTAGAAGAAACTACGGCAAAGCTCCGGCGGCGAAGGGAAGAGTGA